ATTTTCGTGGAGCTATGTCTAATTTTCAAAAATAGGCGAGGAGGGAACATAAAAATGGCAAAACAAAAAATTCGTATCCGTTTAAAAGCGTATGAACACCGTATTTTAGATCAATCAGCGGATAAAATTGTAGAAACAGCAAAAAGAACTGGAGCTAGCGTGTCTGGACCAATTCCATTGCCAACAGAAAGAACACTCTACACTGTTATTCGTGCGACACATAAATACAAAGATTCACGCGAACAATTCGAAATGCGTACACACAAACGTTTAATCGATATCGTTAATCCAACACCAAAAACTGTTGATGCATTGATGAAACTTGATTTACCAAGTGGCGTAGACATCGAAATTAAACTGTAATACCGAAGCAATACCTAAACTAAAAAATAAAATTAAATGGAGGTGTACTCATGACCAAAGGAATCTTAGGAAAAAAAGTAGGAATGACACAAGTCTTTACTGAAAATGGTGAATTAATCCCAGTAACTGTAATCGAAGCTACTCCAAACGTTGTTTTGCAACTTAAAACAATGGAAAATGATGGCTACGAAGCAGTACAACTAGGTTACCAAGATAAACGTGAAGTA
This Carnobacterium maltaromaticum DSM 20342 DNA region includes the following protein-coding sequences:
- the rpsJ gene encoding 30S ribosomal protein S10, with translation MAKQKIRIRLKAYEHRILDQSADKIVETAKRTGASVSGPIPLPTERTLYTVIRATHKYKDSREQFEMRTHKRLIDIVNPTPKTVDALMKLDLPSGVDIEIKL